Proteins encoded in a region of the Streptomyces violaceoruber genome:
- a CDS encoding Ohr family peroxiredoxin, whose protein sequence is MTERIKLPTLSTEKDFDGEEFSPIYTTTVTVHGGAASHGRASGHARSADGALDLDLRMPAELGGDGRGTNPEQLFAAGFAACFHGALSLLARQEALDPAAISVVATVAFGRDPEDGGYLLRVDLVVRWPGVDPATADELIGKADALCPYARMAWRGTPTTITLAS, encoded by the coding sequence GTGACCGAGCGGATCAAGTTGCCCACCCTGTCGACCGAGAAGGATTTCGACGGGGAGGAGTTCTCGCCCATCTACACCACCACGGTGACCGTCCACGGTGGTGCGGCCTCGCACGGGCGGGCCTCCGGCCACGCACGCTCGGCCGACGGGGCCTTGGACCTCGATCTGCGGATGCCGGCCGAGCTGGGCGGTGACGGTCGGGGAACCAACCCCGAGCAGCTCTTCGCGGCCGGTTTCGCCGCCTGCTTCCACGGCGCGCTCAGCCTGCTGGCCCGCCAGGAGGCGCTGGACCCCGCGGCGATCTCCGTCGTGGCGACCGTCGCCTTCGGCCGGGACCCGGAGGACGGCGGCTATCTGCTGCGCGTCGATCTGGTGGTGCGGTGGCCCGGTGTCGATCCCGCGACGGCCGACGAGCTGATCGGGAAGGCCGACGCGTTGTGCCCCTACGCGCGCATGGCGTGGAGAGGGACGCCCACGACCATCACACTCGCCTCCTGA
- a CDS encoding FAD-binding protein: MPLTEQRLSTTVLVIGTGGSGLRAAIELAEAGVDVIAVGKRPKEDTHTSLAAGGINAALATMDPEDSWQQHAADTLKESYLLGDPRTAEIVTQGAALGIDDLERYGMAFAREGDGRISQRFFGAHKFRRTAFAGDYTGLEIQRTLIRRAVQLDIPVLDSVYITRLLVHDGAVFGAYGFDLTNGTRHLVHADAVILAAGGHTRIWRRTSSRRDENTGDSFRLAVEAGARLRDPELVQFHPSGIIEPENAAGTLVSEAARGEGGILRNALGERYMNRYDPERMELSTRDRVALASYTEIKEGRGTANGGVWLDVSHLPRQTIMNRLPRVYQTLLDLQMLDITREPIEVAPTAHYSMGGVWVRPEDHSTDVRGLYAIGEAASGLHGANRLGGNSLIELLVYGRITGRAAAAYSESLTAQPRSATAVAEARAEVDELLAADGPENVRALQRAIRNTMTEHAGVVRDEEGLRAGLAELDTVEKRMRNVGVHPDIAGFQDLAHAFDLKSAALAARATLEAALERRETRGCHNRSDFPDMDPAFRVNLVWSPTTGITHERIPDVPDEIASLMSDVSTDGKLVE, from the coding sequence GTGCCTCTCACCGAACAACGTCTTTCCACCACGGTGCTGGTGATCGGTACCGGCGGTTCCGGCCTGCGGGCGGCGATCGAGCTGGCCGAGGCCGGCGTCGACGTCATCGCCGTCGGCAAGCGTCCCAAGGAGGACACCCACACGTCCCTGGCGGCCGGCGGCATCAACGCGGCCCTGGCCACGATGGACCCCGAGGACTCCTGGCAGCAGCACGCCGCGGACACCCTCAAGGAGAGCTATCTGCTCGGCGACCCCCGTACGGCGGAGATCGTCACCCAGGGCGCGGCCCTGGGCATCGACGACCTGGAGCGATACGGCATGGCCTTCGCCCGTGAAGGGGACGGCCGGATCTCGCAGCGCTTCTTCGGCGCCCACAAGTTCCGCCGTACCGCCTTCGCCGGCGACTACACCGGCCTGGAGATCCAGCGCACCCTGATCCGGCGCGCGGTCCAGCTGGACATCCCGGTACTCGACAGCGTCTACATCACGCGTCTGCTGGTCCACGACGGTGCCGTCTTCGGGGCCTACGGCTTCGACCTGACCAACGGCACCCGCCACCTCGTCCACGCGGACGCCGTGATCCTCGCGGCCGGCGGGCACACGCGCATCTGGCGGCGCACCTCGTCACGCCGGGACGAGAACACCGGCGACTCCTTCCGCCTGGCCGTCGAGGCCGGCGCCCGCCTGCGCGACCCCGAGCTGGTGCAGTTCCACCCGTCCGGCATCATCGAACCGGAGAACGCCGCGGGCACCCTGGTCAGCGAGGCCGCCCGCGGTGAGGGCGGCATCCTGCGCAACGCCCTCGGCGAGCGGTACATGAACCGCTACGACCCCGAGCGCATGGAACTGTCCACGCGCGACCGGGTGGCCCTCGCCTCGTACACCGAGATCAAGGAGGGCCGGGGCACCGCGAACGGCGGGGTCTGGCTCGACGTCTCCCACCTGCCCCGCCAGACGATCATGAACCGGCTGCCCCGGGTCTACCAGACGCTCCTCGACCTGCAGATGCTCGACATCACCCGTGAACCCATCGAGGTGGCCCCGACGGCCCACTACTCGATGGGCGGCGTCTGGGTCCGTCCCGAGGACCACAGCACCGACGTCCGCGGTCTGTACGCCATCGGCGAGGCCGCCAGCGGTCTGCACGGCGCCAACCGCCTCGGCGGCAACAGCCTGATCGAACTCCTCGTCTACGGCCGTATCACCGGCCGGGCCGCGGCGGCCTACTCGGAGTCCCTCACCGCGCAGCCCCGGTCCGCGACCGCCGTGGCCGAGGCACGCGCCGAGGTCGACGAGCTGCTGGCCGCGGACGGCCCCGAGAACGTGCGGGCGCTCCAGCGCGCGATCCGCAACACCATGACCGAGCACGCCGGCGTCGTCCGGGACGAAGAGGGCCTGCGCGCCGGCCTGGCGGAGCTGGACACCGTCGAGAAGCGCATGCGGAACGTCGGCGTCCATCCCGACATCGCCGGCTTCCAGGACCTCGCCCACGCCTTCGACCTCAAGTCGGCCGCCCTGGCGGCCCGCGCCACCCTCGAAGCGGCTCTGGAACGCCGGGAGACCCGTGGTTGCCACAACCGCAGCGACTTCCCCGACATGGACCCCGCTTTCCGCGTCAACCTGGTCTGGTCGCCGACGACCGGAATCACCCACGAGCGCATTCCCGATGTCCCGGACGAGATCGCGTCCCTCATGTCGGACGTGTCCACCGACGGAAAGCTCGTCGAGTAA
- a CDS encoding SDR family oxidoreductase codes for MKIVVIGGTGLIGSKLVAKLNEHGHEAVPAAPNTGVNTLTGEGLAEVLTGASVVIDVSNSPSFEDDAVMEFFRTATTNLLKAEANAGVTHHVALSVVGTERLQDSGYFRAKQAQEGLIKDSGIPYSIVHATQFFEFMKGIAEAATDGDTVRLAPVKIQPVFSDDVAAAVGRTAVGTPVGGVVEVAGPEEFQLDELIRKGLAAKKDPRQVVTDVHAPYFGAELQETTLLPGPDAHIAETRFADWLAQQR; via the coding sequence ATGAAGATCGTAGTCATCGGCGGTACCGGACTGATCGGTTCCAAGCTGGTCGCCAAGCTCAACGAGCACGGTCACGAGGCGGTGCCGGCCGCTCCCAACACCGGTGTCAACACGCTCACGGGCGAGGGCCTGGCCGAGGTCCTGACCGGCGCCTCCGTCGTGATCGACGTCTCCAACTCGCCCTCCTTCGAGGACGACGCCGTCATGGAGTTCTTCCGCACCGCCACCACCAACCTCCTCAAGGCGGAGGCGAACGCCGGTGTGACCCACCACGTGGCGCTCTCCGTGGTCGGCACCGAGCGGCTCCAGGACAGCGGCTACTTCCGCGCCAAGCAGGCGCAGGAGGGTCTGATCAAGGACTCGGGCATCCCGTACTCGATCGTGCACGCCACGCAGTTCTTCGAGTTCATGAAGGGCATCGCCGAGGCGGCGACCGACGGTGACACCGTCCGGCTGGCCCCGGTCAAGATCCAGCCCGTCTTCTCCGACGACGTGGCCGCCGCCGTCGGCCGTACCGCGGTCGGCACCCCGGTGGGCGGGGTGGTGGAGGTCGCCGGCCCCGAGGAGTTCCAGCTCGACGAGCTGATCCGCAAGGGGCTGGCCGCCAAGAAGGACCCGCGCCAGGTCGTGACCGACGTGCACGCACCGTACTTCGGCGCGGAGCTGCAGGAGACCACGCTGCTCCCCGGCCCGGACGCGCACATCGCCGAGACCCGGTTCGCCGACTGGCTCGCGCAGCAGCGCTGA
- a CDS encoding YceI family protein, whose translation MIQRDNATPPVLGAHPAVTGAYTIDPVHSTIGFSVRHAMITNVRGRFDRFEGLLVLDGADPTRSKAYVSVQTDSMDTGAADRDAHLAGPDFFDSATFPLMTFHSAGIIPLGDDEFRLTGSLRIKDIELPLDIDVVFGGAGDDAFGNHRVGFAGSATLRRSDWGLAWNTPLDTGGVLISDKVTLTLDISAIRTEQEAAA comes from the coding sequence ATGATCCAACGCGACAACGCCACTCCCCCGGTCCTCGGGGCGCACCCGGCCGTGACCGGTGCCTACACCATCGACCCGGTCCACAGCACGATCGGCTTCTCCGTCCGGCACGCCATGATCACCAATGTGCGCGGCCGGTTCGACCGGTTCGAAGGCCTGCTCGTACTGGACGGCGCCGACCCGACCCGTTCCAAGGCGTACGTGAGTGTCCAGACCGACAGCATGGACACGGGCGCGGCGGACCGCGACGCCCACCTCGCGGGGCCCGACTTCTTCGACTCCGCGACGTTTCCCCTGATGACCTTCCACTCCGCCGGCATCATCCCGCTCGGCGACGACGAGTTCCGCCTCACGGGCAGCCTGCGCATCAAGGACATCGAACTGCCCCTGGACATCGACGTCGTCTTCGGCGGGGCCGGTGACGACGCCTTCGGCAACCACCGAGTCGGCTTCGCGGGCTCCGCCACCCTGCGGCGTTCGGACTGGGGGCTGGCCTGGAACACACCGCTCGACACGGGGGGTGTGCTCATCAGCGACAAGGTGACGCTGACCCTGGACATCTCGGCCATACGGACGGAGCAGGAGGCGGCGGCCTGA
- a CDS encoding WhiB family transcriptional regulator produces the protein MDWRVRGLCLTEDPDLFFPIGGLNSGPAAIQTDEAKAVCRHCPVTRQCLAWAVDVGPVEGIWGGTTEGERRALRRRAVRASRATESAA, from the coding sequence ATGGACTGGCGTGTAAGGGGCCTCTGCCTGACCGAGGACCCGGATCTCTTCTTCCCGATCGGCGGTCTCAACAGTGGGCCGGCGGCGATACAGACGGACGAGGCGAAAGCGGTCTGCCGTCATTGCCCCGTCACCCGGCAGTGCCTGGCCTGGGCCGTCGATGTCGGGCCGGTCGAGGGGATCTGGGGAGGCACCACGGAAGGGGAGCGCCGCGCCCTGCGACGGCGCGCGGTGCGCGCGTCGCGCGCGACGGAGAGCGCCGCCTGA